tcaTCCAAGTGTCTTTCATTCTATTTTGTAATCGATTCTTTACTATATTCATCATTGAAAAAACCCTTTCTATGGTAACTGTAACAACAGGTAAAATCAAAGACAACTTTAAAAGCATATAGGCCAATAGATACACAAAACTCCAAGAGACATACTTGAAATTATATCAAATTTTTATAggtattataaaaatttaagtGGGGTAATGGAGCCCTATAAACAAATAGATACACAAGACTCCAGGGGGATACAAttgaaattacatcaaatttttataAGTATCATAAGGGGACAGTGCGGCCCGTGCCCCAGCCCCCAGTGTAAATCCTAACAAATCTTCACCTTGACAATAGTTTGAACTATCTACATATCTAATTTAGCAataagtttcaaaaaaaaaaaaaagaaataaaaaatagaggGGCTATCTATTTTTGAAGCTTTCTAATTATCCACAAAATCATCAATTTTCAAAACCCTAAATACCTATAGTAGGATTTTGACTTAGAGAGGGCGAATAGACAAtcaataaacaataaaaaaaaatcttaaaagaaaacaaatcaCACAAACTGAAAGTTTAACCGATGATAACCAACagataaatatttttaataacaAAAGACACCATATAAAGTCAAATATCAAATTAGACTCTCCACTACTTTATTTCCTATCAACACGAGGCATGCAAAATTAGACGACTCAATCGAAGGAGTTTCTTCAGAATGATATGCCTCTTCTTTGTCAGGAGATGGTTTTCACttgaaaaaagaatcaactgtaaatatttcaaataagtTTGACtacaaaagataaaattaaCTCATGGGCTAAATCATACAAAAATTAACTAAATTCTATAAATCACATTAAGGCTATGCAAATTAAGACTAAAATTCTAAGATACAAATTAGAATAAGAATAATTGACAAATTAGTAATCATATAAAAATTCTAAATGACAAACTTAAAATAAGAATAAGTTCCAAAGAATTAATGATTATGAATTAAAATATAGTTGAAGGAATTgtaaaggggaaaaaaattagaCTCGCCTTTCGGAAGAGTAAATGAAATGTTTGAGATGAGTTTTATGCATTAACGCTTTAATCTCTAAGCTTTACAGGTTTTAAACGTGTGTCTACTTTTACCACAATTAGTTTTTGGTGCAGCATTTAAACCTAGAAATGTGAATTTGAAAGCAAATAGGCTGCATTTTTAATCATAAATGTTTCACCAAAAGCTGTTCATTTTTAATCAAAAAGAAAGGTGACGTGTCCTCGTAGCATAATAAGGCATTTGTTAATGATAATCAGTaaaattttctataaaaaaaaaaaaaaacaaattaaattagTCTTGCTGATTATATGACTTAATTGATTTGATTAAATTGTCTTTTCTGGCATTTGGCTCGAAACTGAACATAGTTTAGGTCATAGCTAAGGTACCAAGAATGATGTATGCAAATATAAATTAATAAGTGAAGAGTAAACCATAAAGCAATACGTAACAAGAAGGTAACAGATAAGGAATtagtaaaagtttttttttttttttttttttttaataggtGATTGGATTCCTCTAGTACCTGTGATTAAGAATCGACCTTATTCTACAAGTTTCATGACACAATGAACTAAAGACAGATATCAGCAATTGCTGCAGAGAGGGAGAAGATATTTGAAAAACGTAAAAGACATCAGTCGGGGAGATCTCCAGCTCAATTTTCAAACTCTTTACCTTCCCCTTGTAAAAGCTTGGAGTCACCCTAGTACCAACAAGAAACTAGCAATATGTTCGCGGAGCATCATTAGTCAGTGTTTAGGCATCAGGTGGAAAGCCCAAGTCATTTCCTCAGTAAGTGCAAATCTGCAGCTTACAAATGCAGACCAGCTTAATAAACTTCACGCCATGACAAAAGTAAAGAATGGAAAACAGGTTTGAACACTAGCATTTCAACACCAAATATATTGGTACAAAATTTTCTACTGAAAACCACGGAATGAACTAACAAGGCTACCAAAACTCAGAGATTTCAACTGGTAGTGCTACAAAACTCGGAACTTTTACTCTCTTTTATCTCCTCTTTGAGGAAAGAAGCGAGGGTCTTCAAAGTTCAAGCACCAAATCCAACGTTTAGATATGATTCGAAATAAATCTCACTCACAGAAACATCTCTTTTACTTCAGTAGCATCTCGGCAATCTGAACAGCATTTAGAGCTGCACCCTTGCGTATTTGATCACCGCAGACAAAGATATCCAACCTGTTGCAACGCCAGGCATTTAGCTCTTAAACGAATTGGAAGTTAAAGATAATGTTTCTGCGTTTGATTTATTACCCATAGTCTCCATCTTGAGAGACATCACGTCGAATTCTCCCCACTGCAACAGCATCTCTGTTTGAAACTTCTAGTGGAGTTGGGAAGTGATTGCCTGCACGGTCATCAATAACCACTACTCCTGGAGCATTCTCAAGTATATCCCTCGCAGTATCCTGGACAACAACATATTTTAGAACCTAAAGTCTATCCCAatgttggaaaagaaaatttaaggATCTTATGAAAAACAAAGGCAATGATAAAGTTATATTCTTTACTAAGTTTCTCTGCCACAATACTCATAATGCTTTGGGTCTGAACCATAAACAGTAGGATGGGGTTTACAAACTTCTCGAAGGTATCTTAGTTTGTATCTAAATAACTTCAGCCTCAAATTCATACAATTTAACTCCAATCACACGTTCCACACCTAGAAGGAACGCGGCAAACAGAAATTCCATCCCAAGTAATATCATGAATGATATAGCACCAAAAGTATTACCTCGTGTAATGGCTTCTCAAACTGAAGATTTACACTCTCAGCATGTGCTCGCATAACTGGAACTCGAATGCAAGTTGCAGTGACTTTTACATTCGCGTCATTCTAGACAGGAACAGAGAAAAGGTTGTTAGTTTGAGTCAATAGATTCGTCTGTTAAAGTATCTAACTAAAATGTGTAATCAGATGCGCGTCTAATTCATCAAATATGGTAGAAAAATCTAGTGGAGATGGAATAAAAATGCTAACCCATATTTTCTTCGTTTCTTTTACTAGTTTCATTTCCTCCTCATTGTAGCCATTTGGGAGAACAGGTGCGTTATGTGAGAAAAGATTGAACGCATACTGCATATGGAGAACTTAACCgcataaaaattcaaaaaatagataaaagCTAAATCCATGACAGTTTGTATTGTGTCACTGATTGACAAACCTGTCGCTTAAAGATTTTACAGGTTGGTTCCTTCCTATCAAGTACCTATACCACAAAAAAAAGGTGTTAATCTGTTGCATAAAAAGCTGAAAGGAAGCAGATGTTGATAGGCTGAAAACCTCACGAGTTTGCAGTTCAAGCTCTTCCATTGCAGCAGCACCAGCACCACTAGCTGCCTGATATGTACTAACAACCATGCGTTTAACCTGGAAATTGAAACACCAAACGAGATCAGTTAGGGGAAGGGGCGGCAGTAATGTCAAACTTCAACAAATTTGTGGAAACTAGTTGACTTGATCTAGATAAAGCAAGACATTAGAACATAGCATTCCGAACCAACATTCAAATATATATTTCCACCTTTCTCCATGTAATTAAAGCTGTCCATTACAGTGACATTACCAATAACAATAAGAAACTTGACAAGTTTCCTCCTTTCCCATGTAccattttgacttttcatttcatTATCTTCTCGTTATTCTTCTTTCTCATTTGAACTGCCAAGCTGACCTTCACTTCAAAGATGGCAGGAATTCCATTGGCGACCAATTTCCAGTGCTAAGATaaaaaattcatccaaaaacTTATGGTCTACACACCACACTATTTACCGTCCACAAGCAACATAAAGCGTACCTTTATTAATCAGCTTAACACGGCTTACCAACCATTCATCAAAAAATGAATATCTACGACTAATTACTATGCTTTGAAGCCATTAGTACCAAAGAGAAAACCTTGCAAAAGCTACTTATTCCAAAACATAAGGTAGTTAAAAAACCACAGGGAACTAATCTGTCCAATGACACTAGGCATTACTCATCAATCTAAATACACCAGGCATCGCTCATGTATGCCAAGACCAAGATTCTCTTGAATCCTTGCCAAAAATAAATCAAACTCTCATAATTAAGGTAGCCTAAAATCTGTAAAGATACCTCAACAATTCAACAAAATTTCTATAAAACATATATGACGACATTACCCTGACCCATGCATCAATAAATCTCAAACCATCCTCCAATTTCAACAGAAAGCCACTATTACCAGGGTGACAGCTTGAATAAACTGATGAAAATCATTCACCCCAATCACCAAAAATCTCCATTTTTTCTCACAATCACGTAAAAAACCAGGCATACAAAAATGGGTTACACATAGGCGCCTAAATCACGATTTCTTCTTTATAATCAGACTCTCTTGAAAACTCCAAATATAGAAAAATTGCAAAGTAATGATCCTAACATACACCACATTTTCAACTACTTCCATTaaaaatttcatcttttgacTTCCTATcttctaataaagaaaaagcAAACAATATAACCAATTTATACCAAATTCACTCGCCTTGGCATGGCGATGCAGCGGAGTAGCTGCCATTAAACATATGATGGTCGAACAATTCGGGTTCGCAATCAATGCGCCTTTACCACTCCCAATCTTGATATGCTCCATAGCCTCCGGATTAACCTCTGGGACAACAAGGGGAACCCCATCATCCATCCTGAAAGCAGAGCTATTATCCACCACAATACTCCCATCTTGCACCGCCAACGGCCCGAATTTCTTGCTTATCGAACCACCAGCGCTGAAAAGCGCAATATCAATACCCTTGAAGCTTTCTTCATTCAGTTCTTCAACAATATAGGCCTTATCTTCATAAATTATTTCTTTCCCAGCTGAGCGTTTGCTGGCCAGGAGCTTAAGGGATCGGTAGGGGAAGTTCCGGTCGGACAATACGGAGAGGAATTCTTGGCCGACGGCTCCGGTGACGCCGACGATGGCGATTGAGGGGGCATTTTCCGTGAGTGACATTTTAATTGGGGAAAATGAGGTGCGTAGTTTGAAAGATTGTGGGGTTGGGGTGGGTTTTTTATGGAaaatggtggtggtggtggttgtGGACGGGTAATGGTGGTGGTGGAGGGAGAGGGAGGAGGGATTCATTTTGACGGCGGAGACGGTGAAGCTGGTGCTGGGAGTGGCGACTGAAGACGTTCAGGGTATCGGCGGCAAATCAACCTACTTAACTAAATTTATCGTACCTGAAtatcttaaatttttatatataagtATAAATAGGTTATTCAATAATACctaatttaataaaataaatattattaGATAACCATCAAATCCAATTAACTcatttaaaattctttttctccAAATCTCTTCTCTTCCCCTActcattttgtttttcaaaatttttattttgtcataatattaactacttttgtttcattattattattagtatttgttggtttaacttattattttattttctcttaatttgttaacttactcatttttcagtattatcaatttatgacaagttttaacctctttttttatctttctaaaatgaaaatttaaatttatttatgaaaaatatattaggggttcaaaatttttggatagaatttttatattaacttttgtagtacttagttcaaatttttatattcttattattaaataatatataattttgtGATATAGAGTATCAATGgggaaaaaaattggtaattaggcttattaaacattataagtaaatatttaaaactaatgatgagTATAAAgagcggtataaattgataacttagtttgcaaaaatgaatttaaatgagtttacaaaaagttaaaagaaatgggttataaatgagTAATtaggttacccaattcatttttttacttacccatttaattaaatgggtataaatgagttgactcacttatacccattatccattttatccaacccaaacccgtccaaatcatccattttgacacctctaattTAGGGCGTATGGTGGGAAAGTTGAAAAATGAGGGAAAAAGGgaattttttgggatttttggaGAAAAACTAGTCAAAAGAAGTGACAAGAGGGGGTTGAAGAATTGGAATTTTCTATAAGtgtattttggttttttttttagggtttagcaAGAGTGCAATTAATCTTGAAAAAGTATAAGGGCGTTTAATTAGTAATATAactatgtatattaatataataagtTAAGTATAATTTAGGACACTCgttaaaaaaaatcttttttattttatctaatgCATAAGTAGATTCAATGTCATTTTTTTGAGTTAAATTAAACATTTTTGGCCATATTATTTGCAATCCGAAACGTAAATTTTATTTGACAAATTACCATTTTAATATGAGTGCACATTTAATTTCTCTATCCATCCCATACTTGCTaggaattttttaaaaataaagatagcctaaaactaaaaaaatccCTTCAATTTTCACATGTCTTCAATTTTTCATGTGCTGTAGcatgtagttttttttttttttttgacaaatctccTATTTCAAAAGTGTTGTATCATGCACTTAAGTGGTAAGAAAGAAATTGTTTTAGTCACATAATTATCGTGCATGTGCCTATCATTTGATATTTCTCTTCATGCATTGCTGTACTCTGATTTATAGTATGATGGTTACTCTTGATTTTTTCCCCCTTCTCATGtatttggataggagattatttttaaaaaattttagaataaaactatagtacttttttttgtaatatgatatgtgtgaaataaaaatatta
This portion of the Coffea eugenioides isolate CCC68of chromosome 11, Ceug_1.0, whole genome shotgun sequence genome encodes:
- the LOC113751769 gene encoding uncharacterized protein LOC113751769; this translates as MNPSSLSLHHHHYPSTTTTTTIFHKKPTPTPQSFKLRTSFSPIKMSLTENAPSIAIVGVTGAVGQEFLSVLSDRNFPYRSLKLLASKRSAGKEIIYEDKAYIVEELNEESFKGIDIALFSAGGSISKKFGPLAVQDGSIVVDNSSAFRMDDGVPLVVPEVNPEAMEHIKIGSGKGALIANPNCSTIICLMAATPLHRHAKVKRMVVSTYQAASGAGAAAMEELELQTREVLDRKEPTCKIFKRQYAFNLFSHNAPVLPNGYNEEEMKLVKETKKIWNDANVKVTATCIRVPVMRAHAESVNLQFEKPLHEDTARDILENAPGVVVIDDRAGNHFPTPLEVSNRDAVAVGRIRRDVSQDGDYGLDIFVCGDQIRKGAALNAVQIAEMLLK